The genomic region AGAAAAGTCGGAGAAATGTAAATACGATTTCCTTGAATTCCGAGATGGGCCCTTCTCCTACTCACCACTCATCGGCAAATATTGTGGGAAGGAGTTCCCACCTCTCATTCGGTCTACAACGCGTTTCATATGGATACGCTTCAAAAGTGACAAAAACCTTGGTGACAAAGGTTTTAAGGCGATCTACTCATTTGTAAAGAAACAAGGTAAATATCCATTCAGAAAGGAAACAGGAGAACTATAAGGTCAATAAATCGACCATATTATCGTTCCTATAGTGATAACCTAATGTTAAGTTTTGGTAATGTTGGGCACGTTTCAAATATCACGGAAAAGTCGCATCTTAACAAAGTATACTACTGTTCACCCTAAACacatttatgatataatgaacTATTATTAAGTTGACCTttatgtatttatgatataatgaacTATTATTAAGTTGACCTttatgtatttatgatataatgaacTATTATTAAGTTGACCTttatgtatttatgatataatgaacTATTATTAAGTTGACCTTTATGTATTTCCAGATTATAATCCAAAGAGAGAAGATGCAAATGgtaagaatttttttattttattcacatACTTGTTACGTGCATTTCATTTAATTCTAAAGGAAACTTTTCATATAATGCAACGAATTTGTTTTAGACAGGATACAATTGGTCCAATATATTGTTACAATGAAGATCTCGTTTTGACATTCGTCCATATTTGGAACAACATTTTCTCCATACAAAcgtctgtatacatgtacggtTTTACAGACATAGCCTTTCCTATGTCTGAATACGTCACTGTCCGGTAAAGAATCACTGTTCATATCACCATTTGGTTCTCCATAATAATACCCTAATTCATATTCCAGTTTGTCGGACGCTAGTCAACACCATTGACCCTGATGGGATACTGAAATCATCAGATTTCTCTATTCATAATGACGATGGTGGTCAGAGACAAGGACATAGAGACTGCACGTGGGAAGTTCACGCGCAACCTGGGAGTAAGGTATGTTGGCCAGGAGCCATATAACAGTATCTACTCAATAAAATGTCTCGTTGAGTGCGGTCTCTGTATCGACAAAATtcacatatattatattacgAACAATTCCTACTACGTGGCACTCTTTGCATTAAAATCACACATGAGTGCACGTCAGTGAGGATACAACTACTCCTATAGCAAATAACTCCAAATTCTAACCTGATTAATGTTTGCACCTCGTGACGACAAACTGCGACTGTTGCGAATTGTTCGTCAATTCGGTTGTAGTGTTAAACAATATTCCTTCTTGTTGTAGAGTTGAATATATACTCCTTTTGTCGTAGTTTTAAAACAATAGTTCTTTAAGTTGAAGTATTTAAACAATAATCCTTTTTGTTGAATAACCTGAACCAAATTGATCAACTAAGCGCCAGACTCTTCAATGACTCTTTGATACAGTTGTTACAACTGCTCAATCGTTTGGTTATTGGGAGACTGCGAGTATGTTTTTTGGggtgtcaaatatatatatgtgtgtcttAACGTGTCGAAAGGTCCGTAGACGTCCTGATCGCTCAGATTTCCGTAGCTGTCATTCTACATACAACTTAGCTAATTTGCGTAAACGATCACCATACACAAATtaaataaagtgctattattgtgaaaatacatgtacaaaatgtatacttATCTGAACCAACCTGAGAGTCTTAGGCTGTTACAAACATAGTCGTGCATCCTCtatcaataaattaattatcatgACGAACAAATTTGAAGACGTTTTGAATGAAATAGTTTTTGAGTCGTTGCCATTGTGAcgtttaaaaatattttttctgacgatttttaacattttcgtTTGTGTTGACCCTACAGATTCGCCTGTCCCACGTGTCAGCCTGGTTCCCATTTCCCCAGGACTGTGGCGCAAACTACATAGAGATTTACGACAAAACGACGGCCTCCAGTGACAGAATATTCCACTACTGCAACGGACCACTTCCTGAGTTTGTGTCAGTCAGCAGCCGAGTGTTTATCCGTCTCTATGGCAACCAACAAGAGTCTTTACCCAGGATAGAAGTTCAGTACTCTGTGTACAGGAAGGGAGTGACCGGATATTCATCCAGTTCAGGTGAGTGTTAACACGAGTAACTAAAgtattatttgtgtaaagtGACACCCTATTGAtgacacaaaaatatattctgTAATGGTATTTTTAGTAAATGAATTTGCAACAAGCTCAcactttttttatatgtataaaaaccGGTATATTATATTTTCCTGAAGATGACAAGTGCGCCAGCCCCGGGGAGTTTTTCTGTGACAAGTGGTGTATCAGCAGTGGACTTGTCTGTAATGGCCGAAGTAACTGTCCACACGGCGAGGACGAACAACACTGTAAACAGGAAGTCGGTACGTATCTGTAGAAAACCTACCTGGTCAGAATTCTTCAATAGAAATACTTAAATCTTTATTTCTGTTACCGAAATACTTTCTATTTGGTTAAAACATTTGGCCACAAAATAACATGATGAATTGACTCATATACAACAAGTGAAAGACTAGCGACGCTGTTTTGTTGTAACGTGGGCAAGAATCAGAAGTGAGTTAGATTGTTAGTTGTCCCTTTTTACACACACTACTGAAAATCTGTTCCTGGCAAACACTTAAACCCGTGTTATGTTTTTgcacaaaaatgtatatttcacgAATGAATACCAGTAATAGTCTTCTTGGGATCCTGCTTGCGTTGCGAATAcccttttcttttcaaaaacaCAATGTCTCTAGGAATTCCGACAGCGTGTCTGAAAATAAGATAAACGCGAGAAACATTCGTTTAAAAATTGCAAAGACGTCAGGTTGACAATTTTAGGAACAATTAACCGAAAGATGCCAAGTTCTGTTTTAAAACCTAGCGTTAGCTTTAGGCCCACTTTAAACTGCATTCCAGCTGTCTGTCTACCGTCCGACGTATTATTGCAAGTAAGACAAGAAACTGAAATGCCATCCGCGTTACAGCCCGTAAGACCATTATGGTAGATAAAATCTCACATGTCGCGACAAACCACGCCCATTTCTGGATAACAGCTCCAGattataatgttattgttttagtGATTTATTACGGCTAAACATTCCAAGGACGCAACAAGTTTTAAGAGGGCCAGGCCCCAGATTAATCAATATCCCATCACCTTCAACGAAGTTTTTTTCCATTGGGAAGCgttacaaaattaaattttcctCAAATCAGATGTCCCCTGAAATCCAATAATGCtttataatgatgataattaaGCTTTGGAATTTCCGTAAGTAAAGGTAAATTGATGAAACTGGGACAAATAAGGTTGAATGGAATTTGAGAGGTATCTTATTTTgagtttgaaattgaaatataatttgatactTGCTGTTAATTTGATGTAATTGGCGTGTTTAAACTAGATTGTGAATTCCAAGTTAATCTGTCCGTGTTCTATAAAATACACCATTCTTAAAGAAGCTTATGGATCGCTCCTCTCTTGGTTTATCAAACAAGCCACCCATACCACTATCCAGAGAATTCATATAACAGTAATAAAGAATTcaaataataaatcaatataagGATAATAAGCATTACTACCTCTCAGTTTGAAGATGTAGGGAACGAAATACTGTAGTTAAATGATACAACGATAATCTGACCATATTCCAATTATACATGTTTCATTTGAAGGGCGCTATATTTCAAGCGAAAGCAGTTAAAATTATTTCTTCGTAGCTATTAAAGGGCTGTCGATTCCTTATCTTGATGTATGCTTTCATCGCAAGCAAATTAAGAAAACTGATCACTAACGCAGATTACGGCGGAAGCAGTTAGTTTGTAAAGGAGATATTTATGTCGACTGGAACCATAAGTTTCCAGTAAATACAACACGCCGGAACAGTGTTGTGAAACACTACACCAAACCATTCACCTAGTATCAACAGGCTTCGTCATAACCTGCACATGTTTCCCGATCAGTAGTATAGAACTGTTCCCTACCATGGAGCGCTAGTCTTCGCCCCTTTTAACTATAAATAACAGGTATCCCCCTATCTGTGTTTCAGATTGTAACTGTCCTATAAGGTTTCGATATCTTTTAAAAAGCAAGCTTTATGTGTTAATTATCTCTTCCCATTGTCAAATGACGTTTTGAAATTCCGGTTGATTGCTGTTCGCTTTATCTATCTGCCTAAAATATTAGGTCAGAGTTTTCGAGTCTCTGGGTTATATCTGCAGCATTTAAAGTGAAAATGTAGGTAATTTTTCTATTCCTTTTTTTCACATTCTGCTTAGTATTAAATGCTATATAATGTTCGTTGACAGTAATTTTTATTgattatattacataatatatataccaataagTTTGTGCGCACTCGGGATAAATTgtaatgaaaaatgaaatacttATTAAGGCGGTTCCGTACAGTCAGAGTTTATGCGCGTGCATTTAGCGTGGCACTTGTAGTATTTACAAATTCAGTAGATTGGTATATCACCAGTACGATTGCACGTCAAGTTTAACCATAATATTTATACACGTGAACGGCAGACTATTGACACGTGGTCAGGCGTTTCATTAAAGCTTTATCAATACCACAGACTGTATGCGGTCACGTGCTGTCGGCTCAGATACTCACAACTATCACAATTAACTTCAATTTAATCACTTTTTAGTATTGATATCATAAGATATGTAATAGAATTGAGCAATAAACATTCGAATTGGATTTTTACCTCAAATAAGCATTTCGATGGAAACTATTGGTCAGCGTTTGATTTCATAACAAATGAAATTATCtctacaaatgaaaataaatcgtAATTTATTTGAATTCGTTTATATTCACACGCATTGCATGTATTACAATCAACAGGCGTAATAAATAGTTTAAAgaatataaaatcaaaagcaCAGCATCTTTGACCAACCTCTTTCCCTGCAGCAAGAACAACGTATCACCGGAAGTTATCAATTACTACGATAACGTGGACGAGTCTAGTGCTTATTTAAGACAGAAGTAGGCATATTGACTGGGAGAtaatatagacatgtgttatcATTTGTTTCGTAAACACGAAGTCGTCGCGGTAGTCGGCTTGTTTTACATTGTTCAGTAGTCAGCTTCACCGCCAAGTTAAGTTTCAAACATACGCCTTTACAATATTCTAAATAGTGTCAAATACTCCTCAGTCATTTTTCACACTATGATAATTGTTGCTCTAGCGTAAAAGGTTTCTTTCTCGAGAATTAAGAACGTACCCAATGGAAATTCATGGTCTACAATTAGTAGATCTACTCACAAAAAGTACAACGCCGACTTCCATTTCAGTGGTCTAGAGCTTGAACATATTATACATTTCGAAGCTATAAAATGGTTTCCCAATATATGACGATGGTAAACTAACcagacatatcactacctcacaAAAAAGCCAGGCGCGTGTGCCTTGTCAGTGGCGCATGTTCTAGCAGTTACATGGCCCAGCCGCGCACGTGAGGCTCACGGCCACCCCTCTGGCTGGTGCTGACGTACCTGTGGCTATTGTTGCTAAACAAAGCTCCGCCACATGTACTCCCCGCAGTCGACATGTTTTCATCATCGCAGGGTGCTACCGAGGCCTATTAATCACTCTCCTTTCTCACGTTTTATCAACATAGTTTACGATGTCGAAGGGAAGCGATTGATGCTAAAGTCATGTCATAGAGTCACGTTTAGAATCGAATtagtttgttttattgtaattacCTTAATACTTGTACATGAGGCAGTTTCAATGCAAGTTACTCgaagtatacattttttttccgaAGTTTTCATTTTGCGACAGTTTTCTattcattataatatcaaaatctgtaacACGTATCTGTTACACGTATCTGTTGTCTTTAATGGCTCTAGTTGATATATGTCGAGCCAAGAAATTAAGAATTCGGAATACATATAGTTGATATATCTACCGTTGTGGAATACCAGTAATTAGTAATAATGTGTTTTTATTATGTTGTAACATTGTGGATTTAAACTATTTCTGTGTCTGTTTGTTACAGTTGCGGAGGTGAAGGAAATACCGCTACACATGATAATCCTGGGGGCAGTGGTGGGCGTCATAGGTACGGGACTTCTCATCGGAGGATGTTTGACATGGCGGGCGAAACGTCAGCAGAAGCGAAAAGACAAAGAGGCACAATTACAACAAGCCAAGCTCAAGGACACGAATATGGAGATGACCAGCAATAGTTCTAGTACCACTCTCTCCAGTAAAAAGGGAGGCAGCTATCCTCCTCCCTATTACTCGCTCCCCAGACCCCACGTCAAGAATCAGGGCATGAATAGAGAGTACACACACAGGAACAGCCTAACCAACTCACTACAGTCGCCCTCCGAGGGAGAGTACCCGGACCAAAACTCGGACCCCggaaattacaaaaaatacatgGTTATGGACCAGTACATGGAAGAAGATTCAAGTCCATGTCCGTCTGTTTATAACCAAGGGCCTCCTGTGCTCACCACTATTGTAGAGCGACACGATATCCCACCGCACACCCCAGACATCGACCCCACATACGGCTGGGGCGGATACGGGTGGCGGCAACCACGTTCAGAACCTCGGTCGCCCATGTCTCCACCCACGCTCAGTGAAAATATAGCTAAATTAAAGCAATATACGATCCCCAAGAACCAGCAAGGATATCAGCCAGAGAACAAGATGTATAACCCAGAAACAAGATATGAGATATATCCAGAAACAAAATTCCAAATTGGAAAggaattcaaaatgaaatatggcATGATGCCGGATACGGAAATGATGTTAGAACAGCAAAGGTTGGGAAAGGAGTTCACAGCCAAGTACGGAACTCAGTCTGATGAcatggaaaaacaaaaaatgaaacagtttaAAATGAGAAGTCAGCATCCCGATATAACCCGTGATATCGAGGTCACGTGAGTCTTTATTGATTACATTTAGCATACAAAGACTTGAAAGTGAAGTGTTCGGAAGCGTCCCGCGCTCACATTGAAGGTTCAAGGGAAGCGCGTTTCGTTCTAACAGAGAGTGACCAAAGTTCTTGCGGTATACAGCGCGAATGAAACTATGGAGATCAAGAATAGTCATAGATATGCACGAAATCGGATGACATAGATGTGGACAAAGAATACCAACTCAAATGCTTGACTGACATAAAATACCCCACGAAATATGTCAGGATAAGGTAGTAGGATGGGAAGTAACGTCTATATCGTTTACTAAGTGTTGACCAATAACTcataataaatgatatttggAAGAAGGAAACATTATACAACCGTTTGAGATACAAACTGTCGAAACGATCTGTTCACCGGTAGCGGATCCAAACTGTTCACCGGTAACCGATAAAGTGTTCGCTTGTATACCGATTCAAACTGTTCATCTATGATCGAAACGATCTGTTCACCGGTTACCGATACAAATTCGCTGGTATACCGATTCAAATTGTTCATCTATGATCGAAACGATCTGTTCACCGGTTACCGATACAAACTGTTCGCCGGTGATTGATAGAAACTGTTAGCCGGTATACCAATAAAAACTGCTCACCCATGATCTATACAAACTGTTAAACCAGGAACCGATACAAACTTCGCCGGTATAACGATAAAAACTGTTCACCAATGATCAATACGATCTGTTCACCGGAAACGGGTAAAAGATGTTCCCGGTGGTTAATAAAAACTGTTCACCTTTGATCGATACAAGCTGTTAAACGGGAACCGATATTAACTGTtcagtggtatatataccaatacaaacTGTTCACCGATGACTGATACAAACTGTTAACCGGTATACCGATACAATCTGTTCACCGGTAAATGGCCAGTTGGTGCATCACATGATTATTGTTGGGACAACATCGTATGATTAACTACGTCGAAGTTGCAagacattgtttgttttgtttcaatgcAACTGTGTTCAGTTGTGATTTTGGCTGTAAAGAGTGCTACAGAAAGTGGACCAGAACAGAGCCCATGACTTTGTCGTATTACATTAAACTCACGTGGAATCTGTGCGATCGACATGTTTGGATATCGCATCTAGTCTATACGTCCGACATGATGTGCCTTTAAAccattttggtttttttttcatcaatttagTCCATATGACTGTGCAGATGtcattgtttattttcagttttatatCTACATTTTCATTAAGAACAAATCTCATGGCTAACCATTTAGCGATTTGATCGTAACGAAAGCGcctaaatatatttttctgaatGAATTTATATAACCAAACATAGCAATGATACACAGAACAACACTAGGAGAAAGGGACTCTTCGCATTCCATACTCATAATCTCGACCATTATTAAGGATGTTGTAGATGCGGGCGACTGCACGACGTTTTAGTTAAGTATCTGCATAGTCCAGTTTGGACTAAAATGCTACGTTTGTCCGATCATTCGATAAAGGGCATCTATATCCTGTATACGTCAGTATCCTCCGTTCTTCGTGATGTACGTTGGACTGTTATCTAATCGTAGCTGCATTCTGACTCTACGGACAATTTAGGTATCAAATGGCTAAAATAAGACAAAAGACCTATTGTGTTACGCTAGTTATAGTGCTGCTAGCTCTGTGAGAAGTGCCTTGACATttgtgttttgtatatttgCTCATGTGTGTTGTATTTATGGCTCAGGAATCCATTTATTGtcctatttatttattttaatattcgTAAAATCCGGTTTAACGTCGAGAACAAATAATTATTGTCtatattatgttttaattcGAAACATATACCGAAGGAGGTATATTTCAAAAACAGAATTATTTACACATTTCAACTCTATTACTGCCATGGTATATGATAGGTTCTTAGTTATCAAATTAAACACTGCATGAGTCATTGGTTTTTCAAATTAAACCATATGTTTATAGAGTTAACAACATCGACAAAACAGCAAGTTCATAAAGTTTTGTAATGAGTTGAAAAATGTGATTATGAGTGGTATAATGTTTGATGGAGGTAatttattttgtctgtgtgtttgtGGAGGTGAATGCAATgtgttatttgtatataaaacggCATTGCTTATGTCATTGAATCAGTAattgaaataaagtaaatataCTATAAGCTGTCAGTGTTGTTCATCAGTCTACCTTTCATTCCAATGATTGATTCCATGGTCTGATTACATCCTAGTCATGTTTTGTAATATTCACAAAACCAGAAATTCTATAGTTGCAATGACGCCATTAAcgattatatatttacacttgccAAACTGTTTCAATATTCAACAATACCAGATGTACttgtttaccattcttgcaAGGAAACATTAACCTTTGAACTCttatatgaaaatgttgcagtACAGGTCCTACCAAACACGTGgctttgtttataaacattttttaacGCACAAACACTGTGTTTTTTCTAATGctgaaaaaatgaatatataaaaaaaatattataacatCGCTAAATGTATCATTTATGGTTATTTCACACGTAAAATCAGTCTACTTGTCAGCGTAAGAAAGTTTCAATTTGAAGTGAAGAGTCATCATTGGCTGTTGCAACTATTGTAATTCCTCCCTGCAGTAATCGACTTTTACGagataacaatgtcatttacAAATGAGGATTGAATTACATAAAATCTATGATAGATGGTCGCGTATTTTTATGGAGCAatcctctaagaatatattctaatcGGTCGCTACTGCGACCCATAGAATGAATTATTAGAGGATTCGCTCCATAAAAATATGGTTCAACACCAAAGTGAAATCCAATTACTATTCAAAAGAAAAGTCTTCTCGTTGTTGACAGTCGACATTAATAGCGATTCGCCCAAGTGAGGAGAAACACAGAATTGGTTTACGGACATTTCGGACGACAAGCAATGTAGTACGATTATATTAACATATAAGAGGACAAGCAATGAAGTACTATTTTACAGACATTTGGGACGTCGAGCAACGTGGGCCATTTTACTTACATTTAGAACAACAAGCAATGTCGACCATTTTACCAACATTTAGGATGACGAGCAATGTGAACCATTTTACTAACATATGGTATGACAAGCAATGCAGTACTATTCTACCGATATTTGGGGACGACGAGCAATGTCGATCATTTTACAGACATTTTGGTGGACACGCAATGCAGAACCGTTGTTCATATATCTTAACGTGGACTGTAGATATCGACTTGGTAATACCTGACACAAACTATGTAAACATACAGGTGTTATTGGAGTATTAAACTCCATTCTTTGGAAAGTGATTGACAAATAATTCTCATAGGATTGCAGATGAATttccgtttttgttttttttacttttttcgTTTATTCAATTTGTAAAAGTGTTTTTTGTAttccaaagtcaaattttgcgCTGTTCGTGGGACCTATTCTTGAGGCGTCCCGAGTACAAGCGACCGTTCGttgaaataaacacaaaatcgtcattttaatttcattttgacatttaataaatatattccaCCGTGATAAAATATACCttttatacaataaaactttATTGTGATATTGGATTTTTAACCTGGTAGCACgaatttcctttaaaatacaCTAGATAGTGATGTCGGACGAAACGACGTCATTTCGAGACGACTTCACGAACATTGTTCTTCATATCACTACACCGATGGGAATTATGGGAGAATGATGATCTGTTaactttctattttgt from Pecten maximus chromosome 11, xPecMax1.1, whole genome shotgun sequence harbors:
- the LOC117337738 gene encoding uncharacterized protein LOC117337738, which codes for MQIFAIVLAVLYDWIPLSSGNGLDSETPPSVAAALVYPQQALLGDIVTPECWNFTNGDRLRAEFYSPNYPEEYPNDIECTQYLEAQPGYRIHVDFRGSFSVEKSEKCKYDFLEFRDGPFSYSPLIGKYCGKEFPPLIRSTTRFIWIRFKSDKNLGDKGFKAIYSFVKKQDYNPKREDANVCRTLVNTIDPDGILKSSDFSIHNDDGGQRQGHRDCTWEVHAQPGSKIRLSHVSAWFPFPQDCGANYIEIYDKTTASSDRIFHYCNGPLPEFVSVSSRVFIRLYGNQQESLPRIEVQYSVYRKGVTGYSSSSDDKCASPGEFFCDKWCISSGLVCNGRSNCPHGEDEQHCKQEVVAEVKEIPLHMIILGAVVGVIGTGLLIGGCLTWRAKRQQKRKDKEAQLQQAKLKDTNMEMTSNSSSTTLSSKKGGSYPPPYYSLPRPHVKNQGMNREYTHRNSLTNSLQSPSEGEYPDQNSDPGNYKKYMVMDQYMEEDSSPCPSVYNQGPPVLTTIVERHDIPPHTPDIDPTYGWGGYGWRQPRSEPRSPMSPPTLSENIAKLKQYTIPKNQQGYQPENKMYNPETRYEIYPETKFQIGKEFKMKYGMMPDTEMMLEQQRLGKEFTAKYGTQSDDMEKQKMKQFKMRSQHPDITRDIEVT